AAGGCAATAAAACCGAGTCGGCTCAAGAGCTCGGTATCAGCGTGAAAACCCTCTACAACAAACTTGAGAAGTATCAAGAAGAATAACGCTCATCATCAAAAAAAAAGAGCACTGAACAGAATTCAGTGCTCTTTTTCGTATTGCGCTAGGCGATTAGCGCATGGTTACTAATTACCAACACAGGTGGTTTCTGAAATCAATCTGGAAAGGTTTATATGACAAGGCTCTTCGGCCTTTTCCAGAAACTAGTCACTTCTTTGAGGTGTGCTTTCAATAGATGGAGGGGAGCTTTCAGTATCAAACTTATTTATGCCCCACTCGGTGTTAACGTAACTACTCAGTGGCGGATCGTGCCACTGAAATCACCGTACTTTTACTCATGGTTGCAACTAGCTGTGTGGTGAACGGAGTCTCCCATTTCTTTCCATCTTCAAAGTTAACTCGTTTAAGACGAGTTCGGAATAACCATTCATTGCCAACTAGCTATTAACTGCTGCCTAATGTCTGCAATTACAGGAAAGACCGATAGCAATAACAAAACGGACATAGACATGTTAAACCAAATTAGATAGTTATTGTTTTTCAGTGTTTGTTGTAGGAAAGTGCCAAACATTAGCCATATCCCTACGCATGGAAACGAAACGAGGAAAAAGGTTGTAGCAATGGCCAGGCTTTGGGTTGTGTATTGTTCTCCTATCGTTGTGAATGAAGAAATCGCACCAATAGCAACTACCCATGCTTTGGCATTAACCCATTGAAAGATTGCTCCTTTTAGAAAGCCCAGCGGCTTGGCTTTTTGAGTGCTACTATCTACTGAACCACTTCTGGATATAAGCCAGGCCAAGTAAAGCAAATAGGCGGTCCCAACAACCTTTATGATTAAACTCAGTTGTGGAAACAGTGTAAAAAGGTGGCCGACCCCCAAGCTGACAACCAGTAGCATAACAGTAAATCCGACACAAATGCCTGTCAGTAGAGGCAGGCTCTTTCGCACGCCAAAGTTTAGTCCTGATGTCATAACCATAATGTTATTGGGGCCAGGAGTAACTGAAGCAGAAATAGCAAATAGCGCTATAGAAACCATGTATTCCAATTTAATTTCCTCTTAATACTTGATGTCCACTTTCATTTCATGAATGACGACAAATGAATAAACATTTTAATGAACGAGTGTTTTTTATATTGAGCGAGCAAGCTCGAATTGTCAAACAAAACGATCGTTTGATATAATGAACGTAAATTTTATAACGAACCTATCCTATGAATAGAAATGAACCACCTATTGCACAAATTGCAGCTACGTTAAATTCGGAAAGAAGACGTTCAGGGCTAAGCATTGCTGAGGTTGCCAGACAGGCAAAAATTGCAAAATCGACTTTATCTCAACTGGAAAACGGAGTTGGGAACCCAAGCATCGAAACGCTATGGTCTATTTGTATCGTATTAGGTATCCCAGTATCACGCTTGCTTGAATCACCGAAACAGGAAACGAAAGTTATTCGCCATGGCGAAGGAGTAACAGTCGCTTCAAAGCGTAACAATTACCACGCTACTTTGCTTGCAGCATGTCCGCCTAATGTAAGTCGAGATATATACTGGATTGAAGTTGAACCTGGAGAACCCCATTACTCGGAACCACACAATCAAGGAGTAATCGAGCATGTTGTTATTGCTACAGGAAAGGCTCGACTTGGTTTGGTTTCAGAAAGTTATGAGCTTAATGAAGGTGATTATATTTCTTACCCTGGAGATTTGCCGCATTTGTTTGAGGCTTTACAAGAAGGAACAAGAGCAATGCTGATTTCTGAGTACCGATAAAACTACTACTTTACGAGAGTGTTAGACACAAAAATACATGCAATTTAATAGCATTTAATTTCAAATAACCTTAGTGATTCTAGAGTAATGTTGTGCAAACTTCTGTCCATTTCCTGTCATGTCAGCCACCAGAGCAAGTGGTGGCCGATTGTGTTTTGCGATACCAGAAGTTATCTGAAGGATAGAATCCGCCTGAAACGCCTAAATGATTTCTGTCCAGAACCTTCATTGGCTGAATTTTATCCGTGGCATTTTTTAGCATGAAAATTCTACGAAGTTTGTTAGAGCCGATTGTAGTGGCATAGTGAATTTGGTCACTTAGTGAGAGGCGATATCATCACCTCATAAGTTAACCGGTGAGATTATGACAAAACGTACAAGACGACTATTTATTAGCGCAGAATTTAAGTTAGAAGCGGCGCAGTGAGTCCTAGACCAACACTATTTAGTGGCTGTAGCCACCCAAGCAATGAATGTGGGCAAGTCCACGATGGATAAATGGGTTCGCCAGCTTAGAGAAGAGCGCTAAGGGAAAACACCGAAAGCGTCACCAATGACCCCTGAACAAATAGGAATTCGAGAATTAAAAAAGAAGTTGGCTCGCTTTAAGAGCATAATGAAATATTAAAAAAATCACGGCACTGTTGGTGTTTGGCTCGCTGAACAATTCTTGATAACCCAGAATAACGCTCATCATCAAAAAAAAGAGCACTGAACAGAATTCAGTGCTCTTTTTCGTATTGCGCTAAAGGGTTAGCGCATGGTAACAAATTCTTCTGAACCTGTTGGGTGGATAGCAACCACAGCATCGAAATCGGCTTTAGTAGCGCCCATCTTCATCGCAACAGCAAAGCCTTGAATCATTTCATCGACAGTAAAGCCGATGCCGTGCAGACCAACGACTTTCTCATCATCACCCGCACACACGAGCTTCATACGACACGGTTGACGGTGTTGCGTCACTGCGGTGTACATAGCGGTAAAGCTTGAAGTGTACACTTTAACGTTATCTTCACCGTATTCGGCGATGGCTTCTGGCTCGCTAAGGCCGATGGTGCCAATCGGTGGGTGGCTAAAGACAACCGTCGGTACTAAGTTGTAGTCTAATTTCGCTTCTTTTTGACCATTGAAGAGACGCTCAGACAATAGACGACCGGATTTTACCGCGATAGGCGTCAGTTCAATCCCGCCTTCCATGATGTCACCCACACAGTAAATGCCGTTTACCGATGTATTTTGGTACTCATCAACTTTAATAAAGCCTTTATCATTGGTCGCAACACCAGTCGCCGATAGGTTAATCGCATCAGTCGCTGGGTGACGACCAATTGCCCAAATCAAGGTATCCACATTTTGTGATTGACCGTTTTCTAGGTGCAGAGTCACACTGCCGTCAGCTTCTTTGACAACTTCTTTCGGTACGCTGTGCGTGTGCAGTGTTGGGCCTTCTGCTTCCATCACTTCAACCAAGGTCTCGATGACCATAGGGTCAAACGAACGCAGCGGCGATTCTTTGCGGCAGAATAAGTGCGTTTCGGTACCGAACGCATTTAATACGCCAGCAATCTCAACGGCAATGTAGCCCGCACCGACAACCGCGACACGCTTAGGTTGTTCTTCTAGTTCAAAGAAACCGTTTGAATCAATACCGTGCTCAGCGCCAGGAATCGCTGGGATGGTTGGGCGGCCACCGACTGCAATCAGGATATGATCGGCAGTGTAATGTTCGCCGTTTACTTCGACGGTTTTTTCGTCGACAAATTTGGCAAAGCCACGAATCACGTTGACGTCGTTTTTACCCAGTACGCGATCGTAAGATTGGTGAATACGGCCGATATACGCTTGACGGTTTTCAACCAGTTTGGCCCAGTCAAAACCATTCACATTAACGTCAAAACCATAGTCGGCAGCGTATAGGTTCATAGCTTCAGCGACTTGCGCGCCATGCCACATCACTTTTTTGGGTACGCAACCAACGTTTACACAGGTGCCGCCCAAGTCTTGCGCTTCAATAAGCGCGACTTTCGCGCCATGCATGGCTGCACGGTTTGCAGAGGCAATACCACCGCTGCCGCCACCGATACAGATGTAATCAAAATGTGTTGCCATTATTTTCTCCGTTTGTTTCGGTCAATCTCAGCATGCTAGTCGTTAGACCTTCCGCAGGATCGTTATTGTTAATAGTGAGATTGGGATAGATTTAT
This DNA window, taken from Vibrio palustris, encodes the following:
- a CDS encoding LysE family translocator, which translates into the protein MEYMVSIALFAISASVTPGPNNIMVMTSGLNFGVRKSLPLLTGICVGFTVMLLVVSLGVGHLFTLFPQLSLIIKVVGTAYLLYLAWLISRSGSVDSSTQKAKPLGFLKGAIFQWVNAKAWVVAIGAISSFTTIGEQYTTQSLAIATTFFLVSFPCVGIWLMFGTFLQQTLKNNNYLIWFNMSMSVLLLLSVFPVIADIRQQLIASWQ
- a CDS encoding helix-turn-helix domain-containing protein, which codes for MNRNEPPIAQIAATLNSERRRSGLSIAEVARQAKIAKSTLSQLENGVGNPSIETLWSICIVLGIPVSRLLESPKQETKVIRHGEGVTVASKRNNYHATLLAACPPNVSRDIYWIEVEPGEPHYSEPHNQGVIEHVVIATGKARLGLVSESYELNEGDYISYPGDLPHLFEALQEGTRAMLISEYR
- the gorA gene encoding glutathione-disulfide reductase gives rise to the protein MATHFDYICIGGGSGGIASANRAAMHGAKVALIEAQDLGGTCVNVGCVPKKVMWHGAQVAEAMNLYAADYGFDVNVNGFDWAKLVENRQAYIGRIHQSYDRVLGKNDVNVIRGFAKFVDEKTVEVNGEHYTADHILIAVGGRPTIPAIPGAEHGIDSNGFFELEEQPKRVAVVGAGYIAVEIAGVLNAFGTETHLFCRKESPLRSFDPMVIETLVEVMEAEGPTLHTHSVPKEVVKEADGSVTLHLENGQSQNVDTLIWAIGRHPATDAINLSATGVATNDKGFIKVDEYQNTSVNGIYCVGDIMEGGIELTPIAVKSGRLLSERLFNGQKEAKLDYNLVPTVVFSHPPIGTIGLSEPEAIAEYGEDNVKVYTSSFTAMYTAVTQHRQPCRMKLVCAGDDEKVVGLHGIGFTVDEMIQGFAVAMKMGATKADFDAVVAIHPTGSEEFVTMR